Proteins found in one Plasmodium knowlesi strain H genome assembly, chromosome: 12 genomic segment:
- a CDS encoding signal peptide peptidase, putative — MNLLKLISKNNKKMKSDSMGYSIFYYSSYVIILLTIVLSKFFVIPLMVQMFLYTFITIYIGSHDSLKQLEQVEDKNKKADNITAYDAIMFPIIGSGALLTLYFAYKFLDPYYVNMLLTVYLTLAGIFSLQGACANILEPAFPKFFKKDEYVKTFKLPGFISKEPVVFNTNKGEIISFLVCFFIGGRWIFYKDFITHNVLAVSFCFQAISLVILSNFLIGFLLLSGLFVYDIFWVFGNDVMVTVAKSFEAPVKLLFPVSTDPVHYSMLGLGDIIIPGIVISLCLRFDYYLHRNKIHKGNFKKMFNDISIHESFKKYYFYTITVFYQLGLVVTYCMLFYFEHAQPALLYLVPACILAIVGCSLFKGEFKMMVKYQEITDKSSASDDGKKKVADKDEMFKSQESIISNAKKRITNK; from the exons ATGAATTTACTAAAGCTGattagtaaaaataataaaaaaatgaagagcgaCAGTATGGGATAttccatattttattattcgAGCTATGTTATAATAC TGCTGACCATCGTGCTCTCGAAGTTTTTTGTGATTCCTTTGATGGTTCAAATGTTTCTGTACACATTTATAACGATATATATCGGGAGCCATGATAGTTTGAAGCAATTAGAG CAAgttgaagataaaaataagaaggcCGATAATATTACAGCCTACGATGCAATTATGTTCCCCATTATCGGCTCTGGAGCCTTGTTGACGCT GTATTTTGCGTACAAGTTTTTAGACCCATACTATGTGAATATGCTTCTGACGGTTTACCTAACCCTAGCAGGAATTTTCTCTCTACAAGGGGCTTGTGCTAACATTTTG GAACCTGCTTTTcctaaatttttcaaaaaggacGAATATGTTAAGACGTTTAAATTGCCCGGATTCATTTCGAAGG aGCCCGTCGTTTTCAACACAAACAAGGGAGAAATAATCAGCTTCCTGGTGTGCTTCTTCATCGGTGGGCGATGGATTTTTTATAAAGACTTTATCACCCACAATGTGTTAGCCGTGTCCTTTTGTTTCCAA gCCATATCGCTAGTCATCCTGAGCAACTTTTTAATTGGGTTCCTCCTACTT TCTGGACTTTTCGTGTATGACATATTTTGGGTCTTTGGAAACGACGTTATGGTGACCGTTGCGAAg TCATTCGAAGCACCAGTAAAACTCCTTTTTCCAGTATCGACAGACCCAGTACATTACAGCATGCTAGGTTTAGGGGATATCATCATCCCCGGTATTGTAATATCACTGTGTCTACGTTTTGACTATTACCTACacagaaataaaatacacaaagggaatttcaaaaaaatgtttaacgACATATCAATTCATGAGTCCTTTAAGAAATATTATTTCTATACCATTACGGTTTTCTACCAATTAGGATTGGTAGTAACATATTGTATGCTCTTTTATTTCGAGCATGCACAACCTGCTTTGTTGTACCTCGTGCCTGCCTGCATATTGGCAATAGTAGGTTGCTCCCTATTCAAAGGGGAATTTAAAATGATGGTAAAGTACCAGGAAATTACGGATAAGAGTTCTGCTTCCGAtgatgggaagaagaaagtcgCTGATAAGGATGAAATGTTCAAGAGCCAAGAGTCCATCATATCTAACgcgaagaaaagaattacgAATAAGTAG